tcaaaaaattcatatGAAGGACTAAAAGTGGTGAATTTGTTTAACTAATCTCACAAactaaaaatcaaaatgaaataaatcaaaccaaaattgTAAAGATCCAGTCgaacaaaatttattttactttgttttgatttaatattttcacaaattgaaaatcaaaaaatctAACAGACCGAATGGGCGCCCTAATTTTAGGTCGACCCTTAAACGAGAAGCTTCTATTACTCCATCTGTCCTCCAAATTAAAACGTACCTCTAATTAATTATATGCGAAtattctgttttattttattttattttcataaataccCTCCAGTCCATTTATAAATACAACCTATTCCCTTTTACAAAAACCCCAAAAACCAAACAAAGCCTTAAAAATAATGTTCCAAACCTTGAAAAACGATTTTCAAATTTGCGAAGAAATCGGCCGTGGTAGATTCGGTACCGTCTACCGCTGTTTTTCTCCGGTCACCGGAGAATCCTTCGCCTGTAAATCCATCGAAAAAAAACTTCTTATTGATTCCACCGACCGTGAATGTCTCGATAAAGAACCGAAAATCCTTCAACTTCTTTCCGGTAACCCCAACATTCTTCATTTGTATAAGGTTTACGAAGATGACGAGTTTCTTCATATGGTGACCGATTTCTGCCCGAATAGTGATCTTTACGAACGGGTTTCATCTGGGTCGGTGTCAGAATCGGCTGCCGCGGCCATTCTGACTCAGTTGGTTTCTGCGATTAGCTATTGTCATCATATGGGTGTAGCTCATCGTGACATTAAGCCGGATAATATATTGTTTGATTCGGAGAATAGATTGAAGCTTGCTGATTTTGGATCTGCGGAGTGGTTTGCGGGTTGTGAAGGAAGGAAGATGAGTGGGGTTGTGGGTACGCCGTATTATGTTGCGCCGGAGGTGTTAATGGGGAAAGAGTATAATGAGAAGGTTGATGTGTGGAGTGCAGGGGTGATTTTGTATATAATGCTTTCTGGGGTTCCTCCTTTTTATGGTGAAACGCCAACTGAGACTTTCCAAGCTGTTCTGAGAGGGAATTTGAGATTTCCGACGAGGAATTTCAGGTCTGTTTCGCCTGAAGCTAAAGATTTATTGAGGAAGATGATATGTAAGGATGTTTCCAGGCGATTTTCAGCTGAACAAGTACTGAGTAAGTTAAATTTCTCTGTTTTTCATGTATTTTATCTTTTCCTCTGTTTTTTTGTTAAAAGatgaaacttttttttttctttctgattTCTATTTATTAGGTAAAACCGAACCTAAAGTGTCTTGTTTTTTGGCTATCGTGTGTGATTTTTCTAGCTAGACTCGCACATATGATAGTTAGTTGAGGTATGAAACTCAGAAAATCGAGATACTTTGGGTGTTTGTTGACCATTAACTCTTCTTTTTAAGTATCCTATTCTTGAACTATGAAATGTTTCCTTGATTCTTCATACTGGTGTTTTCTTTTTGGCTCTTCATTTTGGTGAATTTCAgctaattttgatgttattttgtCAAATATAGGACACCCATGGATGATTAAtggaggagaaacaagatcaatGGCTGATCTAAACTGAACAAGATGACTGGTTTTTCCAAGTCCTAACTATCCTATAAATACTACTGCCAGTACAAATCTGATAAGCTTTTGCTGTATATACACCAGTTCATGAGAAAAGGAagagaatgagaagaaagaatATCTTGAGATGATATCAGTTCTACTCAAGAGTTTACAACAGGGGGTTCCCTCTTTAACTATTTTTCTCCTTTGAGTTCCTGCTGTTGTGTTGTGGAGAAGAATCTTAAGAGGATAATGAATCTCCTACTATATGTATtatgagaagaagaagaaaaaacaaaaaaggttTTCCGGCTATGTAAAAATAGATGATTTTCCCacttttatgtgtttttggtATATGAAAGGCTGAGGAAGAGAGGGAGCAATAAGTGTGCTTATCCTTCATGTTTTGTTTTAGAGGAGCACTATGTATTATGGAATCCTTCAAGTTTTGTTTTAGAGGAGCACTATGTATTATGGAATAAAGTTTGCTGCTTTTTGTAATACTATGGATCTTTGAGATAACATCTATAATATTTGTGTCTTGAAGCACCATCTTTTGTTAATAATTTATTGTGGAATTGCATTTTCAGCATcttgattatgcatgttttcttTTCGGATATGAATTATCGGAAATAATCTTTCTATTTCAAAAAGGTAGATTTCAAAAAGGTTGAGAGATAAGGTGTGCGCACATCACATCCtctgttgatgttgttgttgtcatacTGATAGGAATTATCGGAAATATATCTCTTTACTCAATAAAGATAGAGCTAAAGTTTTGTACTCCACTTGTAGGAGAGATTATACTCTGAttattatgttgttgttgctgctgctttgctttattgatatgattcttGAATTGTTAATGTTGAAAGCATCTGATTGTGTTTTAATCTTAGCTTTAGCTTTATTAATGTGAAAGTATCCATAGATTCTGTAATGTGTTTCTTGAGTTTGGAATATTAGAAATGAGtgactttttgacttttcaaagAGGGATAAATAATATTTCTAGCATATACTTTCTCTAGTTGGATTCATCAAGAAGAATggaaaaaagcaaaagactTGAGCAAGTACAGTTGATTGTACTGATCTTTTCAGCACCTATCAAGAAAGGAATGATGGATCTTGTAGTTTTTTGTTGATGTGTGAGTGGTGATAATGGAATCTTCAAAGATTAAGCTCTATTTTGGATCTTGTAGCATATGCCTTTTTGAGTTTGTAGGCCTTGAACATACAGATATTGCCAATCTACTAGGTGTGGTACATATTCTTCCATCAGTTTCATGTTATCCTTTCACGATATgacttttgaattttgagatttttaaacATAACATGGTATTGTAAATCAAAGTAAGACACCTAAattaaaacgaaaaaaaaaaaaatgataataaatctCCTCTACAGTAGGagaagaaacaaaaagagaTTCCTTGCTATGTGATAATTCATGTTTTTCCATATACCTTTATGatgtatttttggaataaggaAGTATTAGAGCTTATCCTTTAATTATGTTTAGAGGAGCACTAAGTAATAAAGTTTATTGCTTTAATAATGCAATAGATCTATAATAATGTGTTTGAAATCACAAATACAAAACAATCTCTTATATTACTGTTGTTTTTTCTGCTTTACTGATGTGAATCTTATTAGTGTGCAACTTGATGTAAGTTATAGTATAAAAGCATCTAATTGACTTTTATGTTTTATACATGTGGAAGTATCCACAAATTATGTGGTGTGTTTCTTGAGTTTGGGATATTTTGTAGCATATTATTAAGCATATACTAATATTCAtctcaattttcttcttctaaagaACATATGAGTACTATTTTCTTATTAGTTCGTTCTAAATATAATGTAGAATTCTAAATTTGGTAGAAATTAAGTTTTTATAATCACACAAAtgttatgatatttttaaatccataagtttcaaaaaattaatagcCGCTCAATTGTTATGACATGTTTATTTTAAGATTAAGGATTCaaagtttttatttctttttttttaaaaagaaactaTGTGATTAATCAAACTATGTTATACAAATTGAAACAATCATTACTAAACGATGTTGTTACCACTTACATAGAAGAGTCTCGGCTCTTGTCATCTCGAATAAGTATTCTCTTCACGTGATATGGTGGAATGAATGAAATTTTTCAACCATTAACTAGTTCTGAATTAGTTATACTAATCAAAAAACATAGAAATAGTTAACGTTTTATCAATAGTAAGCGCCTTAATATTATCTTTGGAATAGGAACTAAAATGTCCTCGAACTATTGGAAATAGTACAAAAATGTTTCTCATCCacctattgggcctaaaatgcccttgacatTCACTTTTAGAttaaaaaatgacctttttttAACGGAAAATAGATTGAtaagggcatttttgtaccattaaCAATAGTTCGAGggtattttaggcccttttaacaaaattttaattaaataatttgaataatttttttaaacacgtgatggtcatctattggttacaatttaattatttaaaattaattataaatcaaaatttatttaacaaaattttaatttaataatttgaataattttttaaacacgtgacagtcatctattggttacaatttaattatttaaaattaattataaatcaaaatttatttaacagaattttaattacggAAAAGAGTAAAATGCCattgaactattgaaaattgtaaaaaaatactttcatccatctattgggtctaaaatgccctttttcgttaaagaaaatgtcatttttggacctaaaggtggatgttaatggcattttaggcccaatagatggatgtgggcatttttgtaccattttcaatagtttgatgacattttaggcccttttccgtATTATCTTTATTAGCAACAAAAAAAggcataataaataaacaaacactCAAATTTGACTTTAGCTAAAGTAAATATACTTTAACTTTTAGTATGCAAATCTAAACATCTCAATTCGTTTTCTCTATGATAGTTCAATATTTCAACTTACAAAATAATCATTCAAACAACTCAAAAATTTATGTGTTATGTcaactaagttattcatgagaTACAGTGTGGATAGATTGGAGTATTAAATTGTCAATTGAGaccaaattaaaatatttgagatGTGCACTTTTAGAGTACTTATTTGTCTGCTGAAATCAAATTTGAACGTCTTTTTATGGATTatgccaaaaaaaaattgaaatgttGAGTCATGTCAGAAACAACCCATTTATCTCACAAAGATAGAAATAAGTTCTTACATATACTTTTTTTCTCgaatgttgttattgttgtattccCTCCGTCCTATTTTATCTGACACCGTTTGACTTGGCTTgtcattttaagaaaaaaagaattttttttgaaacttgtggtctaaaaaaattcttagattttttattttttttatgacaagaaaATCCGCAACCGCTATTTATTGGATGCGCACAAGATAAAACTTTCACTTctatgcaatagctcgcaaCCACACAGAAGAGGTAACTGCACTAGGCAAGCCTGGTGCGATGAGCTCAATCAAGAAGATAAACCTCTTGATTTAGCTGGCAAAAGATTTTGAACCTGAGACCTCCAACAGTGtggttataaattatttcataaagaataaaataaaaattttaaaataaaattatttttaattacaaTAAATTGATATTTTTTGGAATGAACTTAAATAGAAGAGCGCCACATAAAATCATTTCCAATTCAATACCAATTCGTACACTATTTTAGTGTTACAATTAAATGGACAAGTCAGAAGAAGTTGGTGATGGATTCTGACAATTAAATGGACAGGTCAGAGGAAGACGATGGACCAGAACTAGCAACTGCCAGACAGACATCACATGTGATAAGTCAAATTATCTCATTTTCCAACTTCCAATAAGTAGAAAAATTGCAACAGAAAAAAACTATATGATAAAGACAGGTTGCATAGATCAGTGTACTGACCTATCAAATGGAACCATGTGACCCTGCTTTATAAACGGAAATGTTCAAATATgtgattgaattttgaaaaaaaaaattatttatgttatatatttaaagtttggctcatctatgtcattgccgtttgagaaaagactaatttatataattattttctaactCCAGTTTTGCAAAACTAttcaaacaacttttaacacttttctattggagttttgaatcaaatatactctttttgcttctttttttcaatAACACATGAAGAACATCAAGAactccaaattttcaacttcgtcgatttttcacgaaatcacctcaaatttcaatagtagcatgtcctcgagctagatatcaaaatCCAATATCTTTTGAGTTCGAATTCAACTTAATCCAACAAGATAcgcttaattttttttcaaagttttaaaattttagcctactttaatgaagaaattttCGCCACAATTTCAAATTACTTGAAAAATTGATCAACTTTAATAGGGTAAAAATATGAGGAAAATTGATCCACTTTAATAAGGTCAGGGGTAAGAATGAGACACCATTAACAATTAACACAGGGCTATGTTATTCTAATTTGGATTACTgcattttcttaaatttgtcATAATATTTCACTAAGACAATCAAATTAAGTTTTGTTATAATTGAGCACCTTAATTCTTAATGAATTATTCTACTAATTCCTAATGGATATTTTTCATTTGAATATGAGATAGTTaagttaatcaaataaaatatgttatcttctttaattatacacatcaACCTCAAATATAAATatctaaaattttatatattattagggcgaatacatataattaaagaaaatgacCTAAAACTAACCTACATAATACACGAAtgaaaacacatgaaaaaaaagtaatctaaatttaaattatttaattaaaacatattttttcgAGATATTTATGTGCGTAGGTTGGATGTCATACTCACGTAATATAATACGAGTAAGGAtattttatacaaattgtagattgaatttatttatttatttagatgTAATTTGATTTGtattataactttaattaatacAGTTCatactatatttatttattgagtgAAAAAACACTCTCAACAAATTGAATAGAAATAGTTACCCCCTTATGCAATATTTATCGGtgagatttattttttcttgaataCATACATTTTTAGaactaaaatatgaaaatatatagcTACTATGTATTACACTACTAAAAGTTATTATTTTTCCATTGAAAAATATTCAGTAGCAATATTCAAAGATGTTTTAATGGAAT
This sequence is a window from Solanum dulcamara chromosome 10, daSolDulc1.2, whole genome shotgun sequence. Protein-coding genes within it:
- the LOC129871345 gene encoding phosphoenolpyruvate carboxylase kinase 2-like yields the protein MFQTLKNDFQICEEIGRGRFGTVYRCFSPVTGESFACKSIEKKLLIDSTDRECLDKEPKILQLLSGNPNILHLYKVYEDDEFLHMVTDFCPNSDLYERVSSGSVSESAAAAILTQLVSAISYCHHMGVAHRDIKPDNILFDSENRLKLADFGSAEWFAGCEGRKMSGVVGTPYYVAPEVLMGKEYNEKVDVWSAGVILYIMLSGVPPFYGETPTETFQAVLRGNLRFPTRNFRSVSPEAKDLLRKMICKDVSRRFSAEQVLRHPWMINGGETRSMADLN